The sequence below is a genomic window from Wyeomyia smithii strain HCP4-BCI-WySm-NY-G18 chromosome 1, ASM2978416v1, whole genome shotgun sequence.
TGAGCCATTCACCACAAAATGCTTGTCAGGTGAGTGACGCGGCGATTCCGATTTTGCTCTGCATAGACAGTATTGTCAATTGCGAAACaatttttctcgcaagaggAACGAAAAACATCTTAGAAGTGCGCGGGTATATGCAATCTGTTAGTGTCTTTTACAAAAAGAGTCAAATTTCCGCGCTGTTTGACATTCAGGCAATTGTTCGTATCCATAAATTCTCCGATTTTATAGTTTCCCTTCAGTATCTTAAAAATATCGGGGCGAAAGTAACGATCCGGCTTAATATCAACGTCAgttgcatcgataaaaaataccGATATTCAGGCCCCGCGGTATCGGCCAATGCTAGTCTATCAAACAAAGATAGAAACATAATTTATGAACATACACAAACTTATTGGGTTTTTCTACCCTCAATGTTAATACAAATCTAAAAGAGACGATAAGAATTTTTCCTTTCCTCTTAAACTTATTACTTTGAATACGTCGCGTCGGTAAGCATTCTCTACCTCCACGCGTTTAATACTAACACAATCTTATCTCTAAAAAACAAGCTTCTTTATTTTACGTTAAAAAACAGGTAAACAAAGGCGACACAACCCCACGCAGGATAAGCAGGATGACAGGTAACTAACTCACATACTAGCAAAGAATAGACTTTCTCCAATTCCTACGTGGGTGCAAGCGAAATCACGCTATGCAAGAAAGGGTGGAAAGTACGAAAGGGCTAAAACAAGGAAAATCCTTTTTTGCCTTATCCTTTCCATTCCAATTTCGTTTTCATTTGACATGGACCAACTCATCGTCGCATGCCATCATTAGCTCTAACGCCGTTGAAAAGGTATCAATTCGTGATGACGCCACATAAAGTTTGTAAAGTAACTTTGTGTTTGATTTCGAAAGCCgtgttaaaattgaaaaaaaacctaaattaatccacctagcggtcggactcagcctttctcattcaaacttattatttgtaaaaatagatttacatgaatgcttaaatccaaaaaggtatattcactctttgggttctaaaatattgatgttgtaattaaagtataaaatatgaaattggaCGTactgttagtgcttcagaaatagtgaaatataagaaatgactcttaatttcgaacaatttaatcacgagcgataccgggaacgctcaaatagtacgataccacatttaaatcatgttgaggccatatatattgatcaaagcagctatagtgttgaatagtctttgaatttgttttctttacaaaactagtatatcaaatttttatgaagtttgttatttgtaagtttgagagatgactcgtttgtatgacactagttatgttcaaatgagtcgtgtaatacttgagataatagactttcgttgttttacaaattaaaacataacggttgcttaagtttgattacaatcaaatgaaaagggaacgtatgggggagccaaactttgaaaccacgtgttcaatcataattcatcagttaacccttaactatcccgttcattcgatatcaatactgttcaaatctgttgtgtagtttctaaggtaatgaagtttagtgattttcacatttcggtacattacagacgaagttacattccgattacagcaaaattcaatagggtgttatgaggcagctagacctttcatttgacactagttttgtggaaatcggttcaaccatctctgagaaaagtgagtgagtccaagtagtcttcggaatatgtttcttatcatagctggatttcacatttttcaacctaacaggcaaagtaataatccgtttgcaaaacaaatcattagggtcttatgaggcaacaagaccttccatatgacactgattttatgaaaatgggtccagccatctgtgagaaacatgagtgagattaaatagtctccgaacacgtttctttccataacttctaaaccacatgttcaatctacaTAAGTTCAagagttaagggttttttaggtagcccgtttattcgaaaccaattttgttcaaatcggttgtgtagtttctgagatattttgtgatttttacattttgatacataacttctaaaatagaaatcagattacaataaagttcaatagggtcttacagggcaactagaactttcatttggaattgatttcattgaaatcgattcagccatctctgagaaaatcgagtgagattgggagagcgttacacacacacacatgcagaaaatgctcagctcgtcgaactgactcgagtgatatacgacattcggcccttttgagcacttttatacctttagtttttacagtgattgctatacctttctaggagaaaggcaaaaagtgaaatgatagaaatgacttttgatttcaacttcaatcccgagcaaggccgcaagcattgaaatagtacaatattaaatttattgccgagaacggcaccactgagtgctcggttaaaaaaataatgacagctgtcacattttttcgtgaatctcggttcacctaactgatatttcggctcgttaatattttgtgccgaaacttcagttaggttgaaccgagattttcgaaaaaatgtgacagctgttatttttttttttttctaaccgagcactcagtggtgccgttctcggcaaaaattaccgagatccggcaaaaaaatttaagtgtgtatagttttaaacagtctgcgggtttcgtttctttctataattttcaaaccacatgtttaaacattatgaaattcattgtttaagggtttgaaagcccatttatttgaattcaactatgttcatagcttctgagatataagagcgtttttcacattctgacgcagcgccaaaactaaaagtttgattacaatgaaattcaatagcaacctaagcggcaaatagacccttcatttgacaccaagatagaaagaatcggtcagaccatctctgagaaaagtgagtgcgaaagaaaggtgcacatacacacccacacacaaacatatacacctatacatgcatatatgcagaaaatgctcgattcgtcgaactaagttgagtagtatatgacattcggccatttcaatcatttttgtaccttttaattagccagtgatcgttaggagaaagtcaatatgtttactttcattatgtgatttcacatttttatgaacaacggacacagttacaatccgattgcaatgaaattcaatagcaacctatggggcaaatagacctttcatttgacactaattttgtgaaaatcggttcagccatcactgagaaaaatgagtgagtttaaacaacctcaggataacttttctttacataacttttgaaccatatgaccaatcataacgaaattcaaaagttaaaggttctggggacagcccaatcatttgaaaccagttttattgaaatcggttgtgtggtttctgagatattgatgtttcgtgatttttacattttgatacataacctctaaactaaaaatccgattacaatgaaattcaatagcaacctatggcgcaactagacctttcatttgcaattaattttatgaaaatcggtccagccatctctgagaaaagtgagtgagaaaaaaaagttgcacatacacacacacacacacacacacacacacacacatacacacatacatacatacatacataaaatgctcagttcgtcgaaagaagtcgagtggtatatgacattcggccattgggaccacttttataccttcggtttttccagtgattgctatacctttctaggagaaaggcaaaaacgtaaGTCTGCATGTTTTCATTAACTATTTCTTTCAAAAGACGTAAGACGCTCATTTCACCCATAAATATATAAATGTATCTAGTCGCGGAGTCTCGATTAGATACAACAATTATGCTCTACGGGTGCAATGGCAGAAAAAAGTCATGACAGTACAATTTGCATGAAATCTAGTTTctaaattcacttttttatattattttttcagaaatgaGTCAAGAAAGTAATAACAGTTCTGTGGATTTATCACCGGCGACTGCAGCAGACAACATCGTGCCACCGCCTCCGCCGGAAGCTGAGAACCCGGAACCGCGGCAACAAGGATCGCGTCAACCGGGACCGCGTCAACCGGGACCGCGGCGTCCGGGATCTTCACATCCGGGGCCGTGGCATCCGGCGTCTCGCTATGGAGGCCGCGTATTAAGAAAGATTGTAAGTGTAGGTGTTTTAAGTTAGGGGTTATATAACAGCATTTTCTTTTTCAGAATAAAAACATGGCCGATCTAGCGGCACTACAGCGGCGGATGTTCTCGCTAGCCCGTGCCCTAGAGCGGCAAATTGACGAAGCGGGCATAAGTCGCTCCGGtaagtaaaaaaattaataataataaaccgAAGCTAACACATATTTTTTGTTGCAGACAAAGAGGCTTACAAGGCACAACTAGAGAGCTGTTTCAACTGCCTACGGCGCTTTATGCGAGAATGTAAGGCATCTTTAGCTATAACatgtatttatatttatatctttttttatcaattattttcagaaaatctaaatacagttttgaaaaatattttatctctttttatttttttaaatatgaattTGAAAGATCCCATTCTTTTGGCAGTCATTTTCTCCTTTcgctctttttttttattttttttttatagggggaaatgtttgtaatgatttatttatgtactaatatctaaaagaataaaacaaaacttaaaataaacttaaaactatcttactgactataaagtgagctaatcgttgcaattgaggattgcaacgatttttgtcggaatttgttgataatttggcttgacatattttctaatgtttctacattagtgagcctatgtagctcgttcgtgctaaaccagggaggacgcttcaaaatcattttcaaaagtttattctgaatcctttgaagtgtcttcttcctggttgtacaacaacttgtccagatgggaactgcatataacattgctggcctaaa
It includes:
- the LOC129716887 gene encoding uncharacterized protein LOC129716887, with protein sequence MTFGHWDHFYTFGFSSDCYTFLGERQKQMSQESNNSSVDLSPATAADNIVPPPPPEAENPEPRQQGSRQPGPRQPGPRRPGSSHPGPWHPASRYGGRVLRKINKNMADLAALQRRMFSLARALERQIDEAGISRSDKEAYKAQLESCFNCLRRFMRESDCNPNNNGVKEQSTMNASLLYLDLSSSATSSNMKFVNHALLNNDFKSL